From Cucumis melo cultivar AY chromosome 1, USDA_Cmelo_AY_1.0, whole genome shotgun sequence, a single genomic window includes:
- the LOC103500089 gene encoding eukaryotic translation initiation factor 5B: MGRKKPTARDDDSAPAAAHGGGKSKKKTFAVDDDEYSIGTELSEEAQIQEEKVVITGKKKGKKGNSKASQLKEDDDEDDGDGVSEIVITGKKKGKSKKGGSSSAFTASSFGLLEEEGMDGADDDEESVLTAEKDDDDEEEHPAIKFSGKKKSSKSSKKSGFSAVSAFTALDDENDEDAIDNEIRVDEDIDEPVVEFTGKKKSSKGGKKALSAFSGFSGLDYEDDDRDDQKDEEDVASISFSGKKKKSAKASKKSGNLFSAALADEENDGDVSMSETNKLDHDGVDEDDVNVIAFSGKKKSSKKKSNSTFTALSDENAQGNEAKDVVVPEIHNTVSSNLDSDLSNANKTEAMAETSKNKKKKKKSGRTAQEEDDLDKILAELGEGPAISKPADPPLLSQEAKVENPPELVAPAEKEAEEDSTESAAARKKKKKKEKEKEKKAAAAAAAAEGNDEKIEEVKTEIIEPKKGAAKSKVPEKKVPKHVREMQEAMARRKEEEERRKREEEERLKKEEEERLRLEELERQAEEAKRRKKEREKEKLLRKKLEGKLLTGKQKEEQRRLEAMRKQILSNTGGLPLSTSDPSAPAKRPKYQTKKTKPSHHQTNGNAQTKAVEHIEEKIQERDVAETEVLESEKIEAVELMHVEEKSGILEATEDNEIQEDEDEDEWDAKSWDDAVVDLSLKSSFADEELESEPENDMKKDRKNGAGAKLAAPAQKGLPSQSIKSQDIENKKKQDEVEVPDKGERKEDAVRKKASIPDATPVQQEENLRSPICCIMGHVDTGKTKLLDCIRGTNVQEGEAGGITQQIGATYFPAENIRERTRELKADAKLKVPGLLIIDTPGHESFTNLRSRGSGLCDLAILVVDIMHGLEPQTIESLNLLRMRNTEFIVALNKVDRLYGWKTIRNAPILKTMKQQTKDVQNEFNMRLIQIITQFKEQGLNTELYYKNKEMGETFSIVPTSAVTGEGIPDMLLLLVQWAQKTMTKKLTYSDEVQCTVLEVKVVEGHGTTIDVILVNGVLHEGDQIVVCGMQGPIVTTIRALLTPHPMKELRVKGTYLHHKEIKAAQGIKITGQGLEHAIAGTSLHVVGPEDDLEDIKDSAMEDMKSVLSRIDKTGEGVCVQASTLGSLEALLEFLKSPAVSIPVSGISIGPVHKKDVMKASVMLEKKKEYATILAFDVKVTPEARELADELGVKIFIADIIYHLFDQFKAYIDNLKEEKKKEAAEEAVFPCVLKILPNCIFNKKDPIVLGVDVIEGIAKVGTPICIPQRDFIDIGRIASIENNHKPVDYAKKGQKIAIKIVGHSSEEQQKMYGRHFDLEDELVSHISRKSIDLLKANYRDDLSTDEWRLVVKLKNLFKIQ; the protein is encoded by the exons ATGGGTCGAAAAAAGCCTACCGCAAGGGATGATGACAGCGCCCCTGCGGCAGCCCATGGTGGTGGGAAGTCGAAGAAGAAGACATTTGCAGTAGACGACGATGAGTACTCCATTGGAACCGAGTTGTCTGAAGAAGCGCAAATTCAGGAGGAGAAGGTTGTGATAACTGGGAAGAAGAAGGGTAAGAAGGGAAATTCGAAAGCTTCACAACTTAAAGAGGATGATGACGAAGACGATGGGGATGGTGTTTCAGAAATTGTTATTACTGGGAAGAAGAAAGGCAAGTCGAAGAAGGGTGGAAGTAGCAGTGCTTTTACTGCTTCCAGTTTTGGTTTGCTTGAAGAGGAGGGAATGGATGGTGCTGATGATGACGAAGAATCTGTGTTGACTGCAGAAaaggatgatgatgatgaagaggAACATCCTGCGATCAAGTTTTCGGGCAAGAAGAAGTCTTCCAAATCTTCAAAGAAGAGTGGTTTTTCTGCAGTGTCGGCATTCACTGCCCTTGATGATGAGAATGACGAGGATGCGATTGATAATGAGATCAGGGTTGATGAAGATATTGATGAGCCTGTCGTTGAATTTACAGGTAAGAAGAAGTCATCAAAAGGTGGCAAGAAGGCTTTGAGTGCATTTTCAGGTTTTAGTGGTCTTGACTATGAGGATGATGACAGAGATGATCAAAAAGATGAGGAGGATGTTGCATCAATTAGCTTCTCTGGTAAGAAAAAGAAGTCCGCTAAGGCTTCAAAGAAGAGTGGAAATTTGTTTAGTGCAGCATTAGCAGATGAGGAAAACGATGGTGATGTTTCTATGTCAGAGACAAATAAATTAGACCATGATGGCGTTGATGAAGACGATGTTAATGTAATTGCATTTTCTGGTAAGAAAAAGTCCTCTAAGAAGAAAAGCAACAGTACTTTTACTGCATTAAGTGATGAAAATGCGCAGGGAAATGAAGCTAAAGATGTAGTCGTGCCTGAAATACATAATACAGTAAGTAGCAATCTTGATTCTGATTTATCTAATGCCAACAAGACGGAAGCAATGGCGGAaacttcaaaaaataaaaaaaaaaagaagaagagcgGAAGGACTGCTCAAGAAGAAGACGATTTGGATAAGATTCTTGCTGAGCTAGGAGAAGGGCCTGCCATTTCAAAACCAGCAGATCCTCCTCTTTTATCCCAGGAGGCCAAAGTTGAAAATCCACCTGAGCTTGTAGCTCCTGCCGAAAAGGAAGCTGAAGAAGATAGCACAGAATCAGCTGCagcaaggaagaagaaaaagaagaaggagaaggaaaaagaaaaaaaggcgGCAGCTGCTGCAGCTGCTGCTGAAGGGAATGATGAAAAAATTGAGGAGGTAAAGACTGAAATTATAGAACCCAAAAAAGGTGCTGCAAAGAGTAAAGTGCCAGAGAAGAAAGTGCCAAAGCATGTTAGGGAGATGCAGGAAGCAATggcaagaagaaaagaagaggaagagcgAAGGAAAAGGGAGGAAGAAGAGAgattgaaaaaagaagaagaagagaggcTTAGGCTGGAAGAACTTGAAAGGCAAGCTGAAGAGGCTAAGCGtaggaaaaaggaaagagaaaaagagaagcTTTTAAGGAAGAAACTGGAAGGCAAGCTGTTAACAGGTAAACAAAAGGAAGAACAACGGAGGTTGGAGGCAATGAGGAAACAGATATTGTCAAATACAGGAGGTTTACCTCTGTCTACATCTGACCCCAGTGCACCAGCTAAGCGACCAAAATACCAGACAAAGAAGACAAAACCATCCCATCATCAAACAAATGGCAATGCACAAACTAAGGCCGTAGAACATATAGAAGAAAAAATACAAGAAAGAGATGTGGCAGAGACAGAAGTATTGGAGTCAGAGAAGATTGAAGCTGTTGAGTTGATGCATGTGGAGGAAAAGTCGGGGATTCTTGAGGCTACTGAAGATAATGAAATTCAAGAAGACGAGGATGAGGATGAATGGGATGCAAAGAGTTGGGATGATGCTGTTGTTGATCTTTCCTTAAAGAGTTCCTTCGCTGATGAGGAGCTTGAATCTGAACCAGAGAATGACATGAAAAAGGATAGAAAGAATGGCGCAG GTGCCAAGCTAGCTGCTCCTGCTCAAAAAGGTTTACCTTCTCAGTCTATAAAGTCCCAAGatattgaaaacaaaaagaagcaggACGAAGTTGAGGTTCCTGACAAGGGCGAAAGAAAAGAGGATGCTGTTAGGAAAAAAGCTTCAATTCCAGATGCCACTCCTGTACAACAGGAAGAAAATCTTCGCTCACCCATCTGTTGTATTATGGGTCATGTTGATACTGGTAAAACCAAGCTACTAGACTGTATCCGTGGCACAAATGTTCAAGAAGGAGAAGCGGGAGGAATTACTCAGCAGATTGGGGCAACCTATTTTCCTGCTGAGAACATTCGGGAAAGAACTAGGGAACTGAAAGCTGATGCAAAACTGAAGGTTCCTGGCCTACTTATTATTGATACGCCTGGGCATGAGTCGTTTACGAACTTACGTTCTCGTGGTTCAGGCTTATGTGATCTCGCAATTTTGGTTGTTGACATCATGCATGGCTTAGAGCCACAAACAATAGAATCTCTTAATCTCTTGAGGATGAGAAACACAGAATTTATTGTTGCTTTGAATAAG GTTGACAGACTTTATGGGTGGAAAACAATCCGCAATGCACCAATACTCAAGACAATGAAGCAGCAAACTAAGGATGTGCAGAATGAGTTCAATATGAGGCTTATTCAG ATTATTACTCAATTTAAAGAGCAGGGATTGAATACGGAGCTgtattataaaaataaagaaatgggGGAGACTTTCAGTATAGTACCTACAAGTGCTGTCAC TGGCGAAGGTATTCCAGACATGTTACTATTATTGGTGCAGTGGGCCCAGAAAACCATGACGAAGAAACTTACATATAGTGACGAAGTGCAG TGTACGGTCTTGGAGGTCAAGGTTGTTGAAGGTCATGGAACAACTATTGATGTCATACTGGTTAATGGTGTGCTGCATGAAGGAGATCAAATTGTAGTTTGTGGGATGCAG GGTCCAATTGTTACTACTATTCGAGCCCTATTGACACCCCATCCTATGAAGGAACTCCGGGTGAAG GGAACATATCTGCATCACAAGGAAATCAAGGCTGCTCAGGGGATAAAAATAACTGGACAG GGTCTTGAGCATGCCATTGCTGGAACCAGTCTTCATGTTGTAGGTCCTGAGGATGACTTGGAAGACATCAAGGATTCAGCTATGGAAGATATGAAGTCAGTCTTGAGCAGAATAGACAAGACTGGTGAGGGAGTCTGTGTTCAAGCATCTACACTTGGTTCCTTGGAAGCATTATTGGAGTTTTTGAAGTCCCCGGCAGTGAGCATTCCTGTCAGTGGAATAAGTATAGGACCTGTTCACAAAAAAGATGTCATGAAAGCTAGTGTGAtgcttgaaaagaaaaaagaatatgcCACTATTTTGGCTTTTGATGTTAAAGTAACTCCAGAAGCTCGAGAACTTGCTGATGAGCTTGGTGTGAAGATCTTTATTGCTGATATCATTTATCACTTGTTCGACCAATTCAAGGCCTATATTGATAACCTcaaggaggaaaagaagaaagaagctGCCGAGGAAGCAGTCTTTCCTTGTGTTCTCAAAATTTTACCAAATTGCATTTTCAACAAGAAGGATCCAATTGTGCTGGGGGTCGATGTGATTGAAGGCATTGCCAAG GTTGGCACACCAATTTGTATTCCTCAAAGAGATTTTATTGACATTGGTCGCATTGCATCTATTGAAAATAATCACAAACCTGTTGATTATGCAAAGAAAGGGCAGAAGATTGCGATTAAG ATAGTTGGGCATTCCTCGGAGGAGCAGCAAAAGATGTATGGTAGGCATTTTGATTTGGAGGATGAACTTGTCAGCCATATATCAAGGAAGTCCATTGACCTTCTCAAAGCCAATTATCGG GATGATTTGTCCACGGATGAATGGAGACTTGTGGTGAAATTGAAGAATCTTTTCAAGATACAATGA